GTGTTCTCAAAATATGTGCGGGATATCGGTAAGAATTTCACTTCGCCCCTCCGATGGCTCAGATGCACCTAAGAAACCCGATGTGGAAAGCATCAAAGGCCAATTGGATAGGTCCCTTGACCTGATTGCGCATAGGGGGCCGGATTCAAAGGGGATCTGGGTCAGCGACGACGGCAGTGTTGGtgagatttttttttctttgtttccttCAGAAAATAGCGCTAAATCGTGTATTGTAGGATTGGGACATTGTCGCCTGTCGATCGAAGATCTCTCGGATATGGGAAACCAGCCCCTCCACAGCGACGATGGCGGGGTCCACGCTGTCATCAATGGGGAGATCTATGATCATGAAAGAATCCGCGCTGAGTTAGAACAGAATCACGGATATCACTTCAAGGGTCATAGTGACTCCGAAGTGGTTGTGGCCTTATATACAGTGTATGGAGCCCCAGCATTCCTTGATCACTTGCGGGGCGAATTCTCCCTTGTGATATACGACCAACGCCAGGGTCGAATCATCGCTACACGAGATCGGTTCGGAATCAAGCCACTATTCTGGACCATCATTGACCAGGAAGATGAACGAGTTCTCCTGTTTGCGACTGAAATGAAAACATTCCTCGCGATGGGCTGGAAGCCTAAATGGGATGTGCAATCGGCGTTCCAAGCGGGCTGGCTCATTGATGATCGGAGTCTATTCAAGGGCGTGAAGAAGCTGATGCCTGGATATTGGATGGAAATAACATTGCTAGACGGTCAACTACGCCGTCACCTGTACTGGGATTCAGATTATAATGACAAAGTGAGACTTCTCCCTATTAAATTTGGGCCACAAGCTAAAGACAAACAGCGACAAGTTGAAATCCGCACTGTTGAGGAGATGATTGAGGGTGTCCGCGAAAAGCTCACCGAGGCGATCCGCCTACGTCTACGAGCCGACGTCCCCGTTGGTATCTACCTCTCAGGGGGCATCGACTCCTCCCTTATTGCGGGCATTGTAGCGAAATTGGCTCGGGAAGAGAATGTTACGCTTGGCAGCAAGAAAGAGCAAGTCACTTGTTTTAGCATTGAGTTTCCTAACTCACCTTTTGATGAATTTGGTAAATATAATGAATACTCCGAACAGCAACTGTGTGTTAACCCGATTATCAGATGTTGCCAAACGCACAGCGGATTGGCTCGGAGTTGACATAGTCAAGTGCAAAGCAGACGAGGCAGCCTTTGCAGAGCACTTCGAAAATGCAGTTTACCACTGTGAATATCAAACCTTCGACTTAGGCCCTACCGGGAAAACAATGCTGTCTTCCATCCCGCGGGAGGCCGGTTTCAAAGTTGTTTTGACAGGAGAGGGCTCGGATGAACACTTTGCTGGGTATCCGTTCACACCACGAGACTTTCTACTCGAGCCTGATCTCTCTTGGCCGACTTCAACATTGGCTCAAGACACTGAGCGTCTCAATCAGATACAAAGAGCTGCTGCAGAGCTTTTCGATCGCCAAATCGCTGCTTTAGGCGTCAAAGGTGATGCGTTTAGATGGGACGAGACCTCCCAGGTTTACCATCAGGCCAACCGAGTCTACATGCCCAATActcttctgggtctgtctgGTGCAACGTTCCCAATATGGGCGCCCTGGGTGGTCGAAAAATGGTCTGGGCTTGATCTTCGGGAGACAGTGATTCGAGCTATGTCTCCCACGGCGCGCGAGAAGATCTTGAACCAGTGGCATCCTCTGCATACATCCTTGTATATCACTACAAAGGCATTTCTGAACAACTACATCCTGGTCTCTTTGGGCGATCGAACGGAGATGGCGCACAGCATCGAAGCGCGTCCTCCATTCCTCGACCACAACTTTGTCGAATATGTCAATCGACTTCCGCCCAGTCTTAAGCTCCGATGCACTTCTGACCTGGATTCTAATGCAGACCAGCAGGAGCCGCAGTTTATCGAAAAATGGATCCTACGTGAGGCCGGAAAACCGTTTATTCCAGAGGAAATCTACAACCGCAGAAAACAGCCATACATGGCCCCTGTCAAATGGCCGCTTAACGGACCACTCCACCAAATGTTCCAAAGACTGTGCACCAAAGAAGCGGTTGAAAATCTTGGGTTTGTGGACTGGGCCCCGGTCGAACGGGCGCTGCAACATGCGTTCGGACCCGACGCGGAGCAGGGACCATTCCGGTTACTCATTTGTGTCGCGGGCTGGGTTGTGCTCAGCCAGCGGTTCGGGGTTGAAAGGGCTACGGAGGCGGAGTGGGTGGATTCTCCGTTGTATGACCCGTGGTGTGACTTTTGATTTGGCGTCATTTAGCATCGGTCCGGTGTCACTGCTTGTCTGGCTGGCGGTATGCCCTAAACAAAGCCAGGACGTATCCGGAAAGCCGTCCTTCCTCCAACCCGCTTCCGGCTATAATAATGATAGACCATAAAGCTTTGGCCAATTCCCGGCAATATCGTTATATAAAACAGTCTCGCCTCCCCAGCCACCGGGTATCCCGCTCTAGACCCGAATCCATTGTTCCAAAGATAGACAGACCCCGGGCCCGGCACCATTGAACCTTGATACTTTTTTCCAGAAGAAATAGCCACCGGTTTCTAAGTCCCGGTGCTTCTGTATTTGCGGTGTAGAAAGTACTCCCAGCTGAATGGATACAAAGTCAAATATAGAAGCCCAACCTCCCCGACCCACCTGTCAACTCGGACCCGACCCACTGAGAGCTCTTTGCCGAATTGGGTAGGTAGTCCAGAGCTTCGTATTCCCCATGAAAGCGCTGATCGTTAGTGTACCGAGATTCTTCTTTAGATACGGCTAAAGCATTATTATTAGAATGAGCCCGGATAATAGATTCGGCCCAGCGGCGGTTGGGCCCACTTGAAATGGGTCGAGGACATATATGTAGCATTTCCAGATGTGCATGAAGCATGGATGCACGCCATAATGGGGTCCTGAAAAGGATCCATAGCTGGCATTCAGGTCTTTATAGTCACTGACTTTAGGAATATCGATATACGGTTCAAATTCAGAATGAAGTAATTGTCTGCCTCAGGCTACAAAGAACAAGTGCCACATGTTCATCGCATTTTTCTCTACACAACTCGACATCACCAATAACCCGACCACAAAAAGATGTATCAAACTATCTACTCCTCAAAACCAGCTCATCCAACAAACGTCCCCTTCCAAGAAAAGCTCTACCTCCTCTATGGCACACTAATGGACCCCACCACACTAGCATCCGTCCTCAAGCAGCCCGGTTAACCAGAACTCCATCCCGCGTACATAACAGGTTACTCCATAAAGCTCTGGGGCAAGTATCCTGCTATCGTGGATGAGATCTCCGACCAGTCGATTCGAAGGGTTATCTACAGAGCCAGGTCGCGGGCCGAAGAGGATCGGTTGGCTGCGTATGAGACGGATACGTGTACATTTTGCGGATGGGTCAATGGCTGCTGGGGTTACGTTTGTTTCAAATGGGAATCCGTCGTAGCTGAAGGAGGGGAGGTTTGATTTGAAGGATTGGGTGATGAAATAACGGGAGTTCTCGACTCTGGGCGGTTAATATTAGATTTTTCATCATGTTAACGCCATGTTCAATTTTATATGGCAAGGGATATTGATCACTGGCTCACATTAGAGGTCATCAAGCTATTGAGACCTCTCCTTACCAACACAAGCAACGACTCCGGCTTCTTGTTAGTTGTGCAATTCAACTGTGCTGCTTTTGCCTTAGATGTCGAATGCTCTGTCGGCGGGGCTGTTGTCCCTCGTACTGGGATGTCAAGCTCAGCCTCATTTTCCGCCTCATATTTTCGAATTTGCGTTTGGTCAATTAGATCACGTGGATTATTCTTTCCCTTGAGATGTCATCTGAGTTTCGGAGTGACTTCCAAAAAGAAGACAATATAAATATCCCTCCATCTTCTAACTCCTTGTGAGAGATGACTTCCTCTACGCCGATATTCACAATAGTATGGATTCATTTATTGTCATGCGAATGACGAAAAGACAGCTAATTCCGGGTTAAGCCTGCGCTCATATAAACTGAGTGAATCTGTATAGTCACCATTGTCGGACGCTCGTCAGAAAGGGGAACCAGTTTGAGTAGATGTGAGATTAATTGCATCGAAACCATGGAGCGAATGAATGACAATTTAGAGATCAAGGAATATTCGAGCTgtctgttttcttttgtccaTAGCCTTGGGGCACCCATAGTGATACAACAGCCAAACCACCCATTGGCCTACTCCTGACAGTGTGACTGACAAGTATATCGGAAACTAACGAGTGGACTGGTCCACCAGAACAAATAACCGGCCCTCGCGGAACTGAAAAATTGAAAA
This sequence is a window from Aspergillus chevalieri M1 DNA, chromosome 5, nearly complete sequence. Protein-coding genes within it:
- a CDS encoding asparagine synthetase B family protein (COG:E;~EggNog:ENOG410PKVY;~InterPro:IPR029055,IPR006426,IPR017932,IPR033738, IPR001962;~MEROPS:MER0034539;~PFAM:PF13522,PF00733,PF13537;~go_function: GO:0004066 - asparagine synthase (glutamine-hydrolyzing) activity [Evidence IEA];~go_process: GO:0006529 - asparagine biosynthetic process [Evidence IEA]), which encodes MCGISVRISLRPSDGSDAPKKPDVESIKGQLDRSLDLIAHRGPDSKGIWVSDDGSVGEIFFSLFPSENSAKSCIVGLGHCRLSIEDLSDMGNQPLHSDDGGVHAVINGEIYDHERIRAELEQNHGYHFKGHSDSEVVVALYTVYGAPAFLDHLRGEFSLVIYDQRQGRIIATRDRFGIKPLFWTIIDQEDERVLLFATEMKTFLAMGWKPKWDVQSAFQAGWLIDDRSLFKGVKKLMPGYWMEITLLDGQLRRHLYWDSDYNDKRQVEIRTVEEMIEGVREKLTEAIRLRLRADVPVGIYLSGGIDSSLIAGIVAKLAREENVTLGSKKEQVTCFSIEFPNSPFDEFDVAKRTADWLGVDIVKCKADEAAFAEHFENAVYHCEYQTFDLGPTGKTMLSSIPREAGFKVVLTGEGSDEHFAGYPFTPRDFLLEPDLSWPTSTLAQDTERLNQIQRAAAELFDRQIAALGVKGDAFRWDETSQVYHQANRVYMPNTLLGLSGATFPIWAPWVVEKWSGLDLRETVIRAMSPTAREKILNQWHPLHTSLYITTKAFLNNYILVSLGDRTEMAHSIEARPPFLDHNFVEYVNRLPPSLKLRCTSDLDSNADQQEPQFIEKWILREAGKPFIPEEIYNRRKQPYMAPVKWPLNGPLHQMFQRLCTKEAVENLGFVDWAPVERALQHAFGPDAEQGPFRLLICVAGWVVLSQRFGVERATEAEWVDSPLYDPWCDF